One genomic window of Nitrosomonas sp. Is35 includes the following:
- a CDS encoding IS1595 family transposase: MKISHCRLLKKTQSRLLEYFVLEVTARSAADILGIQPNSAALFYRKIREVIVYHLEQESHEIFHGVVELDESYFGGIRKGKRGRGAAGKVAVFGILKRGGKVYTRVVGDTKTETLMPLITRKIAPDSIVYTDCYRSYNALDVNHFYHKRINHSTLFAQGKNHINGIENFWNQAKRVLRKYNGIPKGSFPLFLKECEFRFNYGTPKQQLKILKSWTHI, from the coding sequence ATGAAGATAAGTCATTGTAGATTATTAAAGAAAACGCAATCAAGGTTGTTGGAATATTTTGTGTTGGAAGTTACAGCGCGATCAGCAGCCGATATATTGGGAATTCAACCTAATAGTGCAGCACTGTTTTATCGCAAAATACGGGAAGTGATTGTTTATCATCTAGAGCAAGAATCTCACGAAATTTTTCATGGTGTAGTGGAATTAGATGAAAGCTACTTTGGTGGTATTCGTAAGGGCAAGCGTGGTCGCGGCGCTGCGGGTAAGGTTGCTGTTTTTGGCATATTGAAGCGCGGTGGCAAGGTTTATACGAGGGTTGTTGGAGATACTAAGACAGAAACGTTGATGCCGCTAATTACTAGAAAGATAGCGCCTGACAGCATAGTTTATACAGACTGCTATCGTAGTTATAATGCGCTCGACGTGAATCATTTTTACCATAAGCGTATCAACCATTCCACACTATTTGCACAAGGTAAGAATCACATCAACGGCATTGAAAACTTTTGGAATCAGGCCAAACGCGTCTTAAGAAAATACAATGGTATTCCTAAAGGATCATTTCCATTGTTTCTCAAGGAATGTGAATTCAGATTCAATTATGGAACTCCTAAACAACAGTTAAAAATTTTGAAATCTTGGACTCATATTTAA
- a CDS encoding ATP-binding protein, whose translation MFSDLSQSPLSKNLQRLFLLRNIAIAAQCLTFALVYWTIDIVIPWTQMIAVVTLLAVLNLLTWIRLHRNWPVSHLEFFLQLQIDVLALSTLLYFSGGSTNPFISLFLLPMTIAAATLPWRYTWTMAIITIACYTLLLFNYVPLPHDHNKHLIEFALHVSGMWLAFVLSTVIIAWFVVRMSSSIRERDQDLAKAREHALRNEQIIALGTLAAGAAHELGTPLSTMAVVAGELQQEYTQDAEFQNNIHILRDQIAHCKQTLTQLLAKAGQARAEHGSELPVDVFLNQILDKWKLIRPSVKFTYQSTGDLPAPKIMDNQLLSQSLLNLLNNAADASSECIEIKSHWDNNLELKLEINDDGKGLSAEVMQRAGEAFFSTKAPGQGFGIGLFLANANIERFGGSVRLFNLEGGGACTQVVLPLIG comes from the coding sequence ATGTTCAGTGATCTCAGTCAATCGCCCCTCAGTAAAAATTTGCAACGTTTGTTTCTGTTACGGAACATCGCCATTGCCGCACAGTGCCTGACCTTTGCTTTAGTGTACTGGACCATCGACATCGTCATTCCCTGGACGCAAATGATCGCCGTGGTCACGTTGCTCGCTGTGTTAAATCTACTGACATGGATCCGCTTGCATCGCAATTGGCCGGTGTCTCACCTGGAATTTTTTCTACAACTCCAGATCGATGTCCTGGCACTCAGCACACTACTGTATTTCAGCGGCGGCTCAACCAATCCATTTATTTCATTATTTCTGTTACCGATGACGATAGCCGCGGCCACGCTGCCGTGGCGTTACACCTGGACCATGGCGATCATCACAATCGCCTGCTACACCTTGTTGCTGTTCAATTACGTGCCATTGCCGCATGATCATAACAAGCATCTGATTGAATTTGCATTGCATGTATCGGGGATGTGGCTGGCTTTTGTGTTAAGTACCGTCATCATTGCATGGTTCGTCGTGAGAATGAGCTCCTCCATCCGCGAACGGGATCAGGATCTCGCCAAGGCTCGAGAGCATGCCTTGCGCAATGAACAAATCATCGCGTTGGGGACATTGGCTGCCGGCGCCGCGCATGAACTCGGCACGCCACTCTCGACCATGGCCGTCGTAGCGGGAGAATTACAGCAGGAATACACGCAGGACGCTGAATTCCAGAATAACATCCATATTCTTCGCGATCAGATCGCGCACTGCAAGCAAACTTTAACGCAGCTATTGGCGAAAGCAGGCCAAGCCAGAGCCGAGCATGGCAGCGAATTACCCGTTGACGTCTTTCTTAATCAGATTCTCGATAAATGGAAGCTGATACGCCCCTCGGTTAAGTTCACTTATCAAAGCACAGGTGATCTGCCAGCTCCCAAGATTATGGACAATCAATTATTAAGCCAGTCGCTGTTAAATCTGCTGAATAACGCAGCGGATGCATCGTCCGAATGCATTGAAATTAAAAGTCATTGGGACAATAACCTGGAGCTCAAACTGGAAATTAACGATGACGGCAAAGGTTTATCTGCGGAAGTAATGCAGCGTGCCGGCGAAGCTTTCTTTTCCACCAAGGCGCCGGGGCAAGGCTTTGGCATTGGCTTGTTCCTCGCCAATGCCAATATTGAGCGCTTTGGCGGCAGTGTCCGCTTGTTTAATCTCGAAGGCGGCGGTGCCTGCACACAGGTCGTTTTACCGCTAATTGGATGA
- a CDS encoding response regulator transcription factor yields MIEPLLTDNSEYPSLLIVDDDEVFCDVLSKALTKRGFSITCAHTIDDALNLAETSTPEYAIVDLKLSSESGLVLVEKLRNLDPGTRIVMLTGYASIATAVEAIKLGATHYLAKPVDANEIMAAFERTVGEANIPISAHPLSVGRLEWEYIQRILTENDNNISVTARILNMHRRTLQRKLAKRPLRE; encoded by the coding sequence ATGATTGAACCTTTATTAACGGATAATAGCGAATACCCGAGCTTACTGATCGTCGACGACGATGAAGTTTTTTGTGATGTATTGTCCAAAGCGCTCACAAAGCGAGGCTTTAGTATCACCTGCGCGCACACGATCGATGATGCGCTGAATCTGGCTGAAACATCCACACCGGAATATGCGATTGTCGATCTGAAATTATCCAGCGAATCGGGTTTAGTATTGGTTGAGAAATTGAGAAACCTGGATCCGGGAACCCGAATCGTGATGTTGACGGGGTATGCCAGCATCGCCACTGCGGTAGAAGCGATCAAACTCGGTGCCACGCATTATCTCGCCAAGCCGGTCGACGCGAATGAAATCATGGCAGCTTTTGAACGCACGGTCGGGGAAGCGAATATTCCGATCAGCGCGCATCCTTTATCCGTGGGCCGGTTGGAATGGGAATACATTCAACGTATCCTCACGGAGAACGACAACAATATCTCGGTCACCGCCAGAATATTAAACATGCATCGCCGCACATTGCAGCGCAAACTCGCCAAACGGCCGCTGCGTGAATGA
- the thiO gene encoding glycine oxidase ThiO: MKQDIIVIGAGIIGLATAEHLLVQGFKVTILERNKAGQESSWAGGGILSPLFPWSYSDAVTSLTSYSALQFPEWVSVLRETSRIDPEYEISGMLILPPYDEEIARRWCSMRGVKLEQRTACDIHSIHTVTADRMKKAQNCALFLPDVAQVRNPRLLRALRSRVELLGGKIVENCAVNHLKITGQHIQSVSTLCGEFSAGNYIVCAGAWSKEILATHALKLDIKPIKGQMLLFKFDTPPIPAIIVQNDLYLIPRRDGHLLIGSTLEDSGFDKQTTIAARDSLLEQAQIILPVLEKMPIKQHWSGLRPASLKNIPIIGRHPVIHNLLINSGHFRYGVTMAPASAEILVNEMTGAAQPFDTAPYQAGWGAN; this comes from the coding sequence ATGAAACAGGACATCATCGTCATCGGCGCGGGAATCATAGGGCTTGCAACAGCAGAGCACCTTTTAGTTCAAGGTTTCAAAGTTACGATTCTTGAGCGCAACAAAGCCGGGCAAGAATCATCCTGGGCAGGTGGCGGCATTTTGTCGCCGCTTTTTCCTTGGAGCTATTCCGATGCGGTTACAAGTCTTACCAGCTATAGTGCGTTGCAATTTCCGGAATGGGTTTCCGTATTGCGTGAAACTTCTCGAATTGACCCGGAGTACGAAATATCCGGTATGTTGATTTTGCCGCCCTATGATGAAGAAATTGCGCGACGGTGGTGTTCCATGCGAGGAGTTAAACTAGAGCAGCGCACGGCTTGCGATATTCATTCAATCCATACCGTTACTGCCGATCGGATGAAGAAAGCTCAGAATTGTGCTTTATTCCTGCCGGATGTTGCTCAAGTCCGTAACCCAAGACTTTTACGTGCATTGCGAAGCCGAGTTGAACTTTTGGGCGGAAAGATCGTTGAAAACTGTGCGGTCAATCATCTAAAAATAACAGGCCAGCACATACAATCCGTTTCTACATTGTGTGGAGAATTTTCGGCCGGTAACTACATTGTGTGCGCAGGTGCTTGGAGTAAAGAAATCTTGGCAACTCATGCACTCAAATTGGATATCAAACCGATAAAAGGGCAAATGCTACTATTTAAATTTGATACGCCCCCTATACCAGCCATTATAGTGCAGAATGACTTGTATCTTATCCCACGCCGCGATGGTCATTTGCTCATTGGCAGTACCTTGGAAGATTCTGGATTTGACAAGCAAACGACAATAGCCGCGCGCGATTCTCTGCTTGAACAGGCTCAAATCATTCTGCCTGTCCTTGAGAAAATGCCCATCAAGCAGCACTGGTCAGGATTGCGTCCGGCTTCATTAAAGAATATTCCCATCATTGGACGGCATCCGGTCATTCACAATCTTTTGATTAATAGCGGCCACTTCCGCTATGGTGTCACGATGGCGCCTGCCAGTGCGGAAATTCTGGTAAATGAAATGACTGGAGCAGCACAACCGTTCGATACCGCTCCTTACCAGGCGGGATGGGGTGCTAACTAA
- the ispH gene encoding 4-hydroxy-3-methylbut-2-enyl diphosphate reductase, whose protein sequence is MIKVLLSNPRGFCAGVDRAIEIVERALTMHGAPIYVRHEVVHNRFVVENLEKKGAVFVENLDEVPQDSILIFSAHGVSHAVRREAADRKLKVFDATCPLVTKVHVEVAKMRKEGKEIIMIGHQGHPEVEGTMGQIEGDDKGMYLVETEADVDTLKVKDETNLAYVTQTTLSVDDAARIVDALKKRFPMITGPKKDDICYATQNRQDAVKKMVNQCDLVIVVGSPNSSNSNRLCEVARNANVESYMVDRAEQLQEAWFVGKKIIGITAGASAPEILVQQVISRLKQIGAEQIGEDVTIEELSGVVESVVFPLPKA, encoded by the coding sequence ATGATCAAAGTACTACTTTCGAACCCGAGGGGTTTTTGTGCCGGTGTTGACCGTGCGATAGAAATTGTGGAACGCGCATTAACGATGCACGGAGCGCCGATTTATGTGCGCCATGAAGTCGTTCACAATCGTTTTGTGGTCGAAAACCTTGAGAAGAAAGGCGCCGTATTTGTTGAGAATCTGGATGAAGTGCCGCAAGACAGCATTCTGATTTTCAGTGCGCACGGTGTATCGCACGCGGTACGGCGTGAGGCGGCGGATCGGAAACTGAAGGTATTTGACGCAACTTGCCCGCTGGTTACCAAAGTGCATGTGGAAGTAGCCAAAATGCGCAAGGAAGGCAAGGAAATTATCATGATCGGCCACCAAGGGCACCCGGAAGTTGAAGGCACGATGGGGCAGATTGAAGGTGACGATAAAGGGATGTATCTGGTAGAAACCGAAGCGGATGTTGATACCTTAAAAGTTAAGGACGAAACGAATTTGGCGTATGTGACGCAGACGACACTGTCGGTCGACGATGCTGCACGCATTGTGGATGCTTTAAAGAAACGTTTCCCAATGATTACCGGTCCTAAAAAAGACGATATTTGCTATGCCACGCAGAACCGTCAGGATGCCGTTAAGAAAATGGTTAATCAATGCGATCTGGTCATCGTGGTCGGTTCTCCCAATAGTTCAAATTCTAACCGGCTATGTGAAGTCGCGCGGAATGCCAATGTAGAATCGTATATGGTTGATCGTGCCGAGCAATTACAAGAAGCGTGGTTTGTCGGGAAGAAAATTATCGGTATTACGGCCGGAGCTTCTGCGCCGGAAATTCTGGTGCAACAGGTGATTTCCCGGCTTAAGCAAATTGGAGCCGAACAAATCGGTGAAGATGTGACAATAGAAGAATTGAGTGGCGTGGTGGAATCGGTGGTGTTTCCATTGCCCAAAGCTTGA
- the nrdR gene encoding transcriptional regulator NrdR, with amino-acid sequence MKCPFCNADDTNVIDSRVSEDGHKIRRRRRCPACDKRFTTYETVELRLPQVVKHDGSRTEFDRNKLLTGFKRALHKRPVPTSYVDAAIDRIVQKFLAMGEREVSSRSIGESVMEELYKLDKVAYIRFASVYKSFQDVDDFRDAIKEVQKPHQPLSSKEVS; translated from the coding sequence ATGAAATGTCCTTTTTGTAATGCCGATGACACCAATGTCATCGATTCGAGGGTCAGCGAGGATGGTCACAAGATTCGCCGCCGCCGCCGCTGCCCTGCCTGTGATAAGCGTTTTACCACATACGAGACTGTCGAGCTCCGTTTGCCGCAGGTGGTCAAACACGATGGCAGCCGGACGGAATTTGACCGCAATAAATTACTGACGGGTTTTAAGCGGGCGCTGCATAAACGCCCGGTTCCCACCAGCTATGTCGATGCCGCGATCGATCGCATTGTGCAGAAGTTTTTGGCGATGGGGGAACGCGAAGTTTCCTCGCGCAGCATCGGTGAAAGCGTGATGGAAGAGCTGTATAAGCTCGATAAAGTTGCCTATATCCGCTTTGCATCGGTTTATAAAAGTTTCCAGGATGTGGATGACTTTCGCGATGCAATCAAAGAAGTGCAAAAACCGCATCAGCCGTTGTCATCCAAGGAAGTATCCTGA
- the ribD gene encoding bifunctional diaminohydroxyphosphoribosylaminopyrimidine deaminase/5-amino-6-(5-phosphoribosylamino)uracil reductase RibD — MFSAADYAFMSHALRLAERGLYSTTPNPRVGCVIARNGQIAGSGWHEKAGQPHAEINALVDAGAAARGATAYVTLEPCSHHGRTPPCANALIAAGIARVVMAMEDPNPLVSGRGQALLQQAGVIVQTGLLQAEAHALNVGFVSRMTRKKPWVRLKTAASLDGKTALNNGVSQWITGEAARRDGHRWRARSCAIMTGIGTVKSDDPQLSVRYIKTDRQPRKVVVDSHLAIPLEARLLQDREETFIFTAYAENPEKEAALSQMNARVIALPDAKGAVDLQQMMTVLAESGINEVLVEAGSGLNGALVQAGLVDELIIYFAPHLIGDDAQGMIALPELTNLEQKKKLTIQDVRMIGQDIRIIAGFL; from the coding sequence ATGTTTTCTGCCGCAGATTATGCCTTTATGTCGCATGCCTTGCGCTTAGCCGAGCGAGGATTGTATAGCACCACACCCAATCCGCGTGTCGGTTGTGTGATTGCGCGCAACGGGCAGATTGCGGGCAGCGGCTGGCATGAAAAAGCCGGGCAGCCGCATGCGGAAATTAATGCTTTGGTTGATGCGGGGGCAGCGGCCCGTGGCGCGACCGCCTATGTAACGTTGGAGCCTTGCAGCCATCACGGCCGGACGCCGCCTTGTGCCAATGCGTTGATTGCAGCAGGCATCGCACGGGTCGTTATGGCAATGGAAGACCCCAATCCGTTGGTATCCGGGCGTGGGCAGGCGTTATTGCAACAGGCCGGAGTTATCGTGCAGACGGGATTGTTGCAAGCCGAGGCGCATGCATTGAATGTCGGCTTTGTTTCCCGCATGACGCGAAAGAAGCCTTGGGTGCGTTTAAAAACAGCCGCGAGCCTGGATGGTAAGACTGCATTAAATAATGGTGTCAGCCAGTGGATTACCGGTGAAGCGGCACGGCGCGATGGCCACCGGTGGCGGGCTCGTTCGTGTGCTATCATGACGGGTATCGGCACTGTAAAATCCGATGATCCGCAGCTGTCCGTCCGGTATATCAAAACAGATCGTCAACCCAGGAAAGTCGTGGTCGATAGCCATTTGGCGATACCTTTGGAGGCTCGCTTGCTGCAAGACCGGGAAGAAACATTCATTTTCACCGCCTATGCAGAGAATCCGGAAAAAGAAGCTGCGCTGAGTCAGATGAATGCCCGGGTTATTGCGTTACCGGACGCCAAAGGCGCGGTTGATTTGCAGCAAATGATGACGGTGCTGGCTGAATCCGGAATCAATGAAGTCCTGGTGGAAGCCGGTAGCGGGCTCAATGGCGCTTTGGTTCAGGCCGGATTAGTGGATGAATTAATTATTTATTTTGCTCCGCACTTAATCGGTGACGATGCGCAAGGTATGATTGCATTACCTGAACTGACTAATCTTGAACAAAAGAAAAAGCTTACGATTCAGGATGTACGCATGATCGGCCAGGATATCCGGATAATTGCGGGGTTTCTATAA
- the glyA gene encoding serine hydroxymethyltransferase, with product MFSQKHTIENVDPELWQAIKGEMQRQEDYIELIASENYASPAVMQAQGSVLTNKYAEGYPAKRYYGGCMYADQVEQLAIDRLKALFGAEYVNVQPHSGSQANAAVYLSVLKPGDTLLGMSLAHGGHLTHGSSVSMSGKIFNSISYGLHPDTELLDYDEVERLAHEHKPKMIVAGASSYARVIDWGRFRKIADAVGAYLFVDMAHYAGLVAAGFYPNPVGIADFVTSTTHKTLRGPRGGIIMAKPEHEKALNSAIFPQTQGGPLMHVIAAKAVAFKEAASKEFKDYQEQVIENARVMAKVLTNRGLRIVSGQTDCHMFLVDLRAMDLTGKQAEASLEHAHITVNKNAIPNDPQKPFVTSGIRVGSPAITTRGFKELEAEQLANLIADVLAAPEDAAVLSRVATEAKKLCAKFPVYG from the coding sequence ATGTTTTCGCAGAAACACACAATAGAAAATGTCGACCCGGAATTATGGCAGGCGATTAAAGGGGAGATGCAACGTCAAGAAGACTATATCGAATTAATTGCTTCGGAAAATTATGCAAGCCCCGCAGTTATGCAGGCCCAAGGTTCTGTTTTAACCAATAAATACGCCGAAGGTTATCCTGCAAAACGCTATTATGGCGGCTGTATGTATGCGGATCAGGTGGAGCAATTAGCGATTGATCGCTTAAAAGCGCTTTTCGGCGCTGAGTATGTCAATGTGCAACCGCACTCAGGATCGCAAGCCAATGCGGCGGTTTATTTATCCGTGCTGAAGCCTGGCGATACCCTGCTGGGCATGTCGCTCGCGCATGGAGGGCATTTAACACACGGTTCCAGCGTGAGCATGAGTGGAAAGATTTTTAATTCAATTTCATATGGCCTGCACCCGGATACTGAGCTGCTGGATTATGACGAAGTTGAACGGTTGGCTCATGAGCATAAACCGAAAATGATCGTTGCGGGTGCTTCTTCATACGCGCGAGTCATTGATTGGGGGCGTTTCCGCAAAATTGCTGATGCCGTAGGCGCCTACTTGTTCGTCGATATGGCGCATTATGCCGGACTGGTTGCTGCCGGTTTTTATCCTAATCCCGTTGGTATCGCGGATTTCGTGACAAGTACCACGCATAAAACCCTGCGCGGTCCGCGCGGCGGTATTATCATGGCCAAGCCGGAACATGAGAAAGCACTGAATTCCGCTATATTTCCGCAAACTCAAGGCGGCCCTTTGATGCATGTGATTGCTGCCAAAGCGGTGGCGTTTAAGGAAGCGGCCAGCAAGGAATTCAAGGATTATCAAGAGCAAGTTATCGAGAATGCGCGAGTCATGGCGAAAGTGCTGACCAATCGTGGCTTGCGCATCGTATCCGGACAGACCGATTGTCATATGTTCTTGGTTGATCTGCGGGCGATGGATCTGACCGGAAAGCAGGCGGAAGCATCGTTGGAACACGCGCATATTACGGTGAATAAAAACGCAATCCCTAACGATCCGCAGAAACCTTTCGTGACCAGCGGTATTCGTGTCGGTTCACCGGCGATAACCACGAGAGGTTTTAAAGAACTGGAAGCGGAACAATTGGCTAATCTGATCGCCGATGTGTTGGCAGCGCCGGAAGATGCGGCGGTTTTGTCACGCGTGGCTACTGAAGCAAAAAAATTGTGCGCAAAATTTCCGGTTTATGGATAA